The window acacattcagatgttcacaggtcactgtcagtccgggtctgggttcctgcagagatcccagttccttcctcccggtcCGACTGAACCGATTCCCCGCCAGCCTGAAACAAATggaagaataaagatgaaataaacagattacacaacagtgtcagtaacaggaccAGGGtaaatgtttcaacaacactcacagacaaatatcacccgAAAACCCCCGGAttcgctgatattttatcacattgaccATTAACACAAACACCCACCTGATCCACTTCAGattcgggagggtcagtatgaggcggcggagagcagGGACGGATCGGTCTGTCAGTGAGTTTAATCCCAGGTTCAGCctcgtcagtgatgggtttgtactgagagcggagacgagatcctcggcaccagaatctgtgagaccgacatcccacagcctggagatgagagagagtgagggtgaaggacacagagagacaggagacggtacaaatccccactGTTTATCAGTaatacaattactgatcacattagtgTTCGGTGTAAGACACCCAgaaactgtaaacacaatctcccacagtctggtacttactccagtttctgtattttacactccgcaTTCCTCAAAGACACAGACaacagtttcactcctgaatctcccagtttattatcactcaggtacacctccgtcagtgatgggtttataCTGAGAGCGGAGGCCAGGTccacggcaccagaatctgtgagaccgacatccctcagcctggagatgagagagggtgagggtgaaggacacagaaagACAGGAggcggtacaaatccccagtgtttttACTGATTACTGATTTTTACTTCAGCACAACTGCGCaagtcggccagtgagaacagtgagaagagtttaaaaggaagacagatttacagagtgagcgtcagaggagcgggagacagagtaggaaagctttggctcaacggggcttcggcgataaagggtcgaggcgaggtaggttatctgtttacaatacagacagagagtatgtgtgtgaggcttgttttctgtgctcggtgtcagatatgggagatcctggagactcccagcctcctggacggcaacatctgcacccggtgtgtcgagctgcagctccttagggaactggagatgcagctcgataaccttcgtctggtcagggagagcgaggaagtgatagagaggagatataggcaggtggtcacaccggggccagaGGAGACTGAAGTGGGTAaccgtcaggagagggaagggcaagaagcaggtactagagagtaccccagtggctataCCCCTTAACGATAAGTACTCCTGTTCGAGTACAGCTGGAGGGGGGGtggcctacctggaggaagcaacagtgTACATGCCTCTGGCATAGAGTCTGCCACTGCGGCTTAGATGGGTAGGGAAAGGACGAGGATAGCAGAAGTGTTTgggaactctatagttaggggccCGACAGGCAATTCTATGGACGCAGGAAAtaaacttggatggtagtttgccaccccccccccccccgcccgcccCCCGGTGCCAGGGTCCGGTATGTTTCTGCTCaggtccacgatatcctgaagtaggAAGAAGAAcagtcagaggtcatggtacatatttgaCCAACgacgtaggtaggaaaagagaagaggtcctgaaaaaagactacagggagttaggatgtaagttgagaagcaggacctcaaagctaGTGATcatgggattactgcctgtgccacgcgacacgAGAACAGGAAAAGAATGAGGtgaagataaatgcgtggctgagggattggtgcagggcgtagggattcagatttctggatcattgggaccacttctggggcagttgtgatctgtacaaaaaggacgggttgcacttgaatcccagagggaccagtatcctggtggggaggtttgctaaaccTATTCcggggagtttaaactagaattgttcgggggtgggaactgaactgaagtgacggaggaaagggagtttgtctcacaaatagagaaagtttggagataGTGCAAAAGGAAGGATACACGGGCGATAGAGAAGGGAGGCGCTCAGACCGATggattgagatgtgtctattttaatgcaaagagtatcATGAATAGAGCGGATGAGAGAGTGTGGATCAGCAGTTGGAGATATGacgttgtggtcattacagagacttggatgtcacAAGGGGACAGGAACAACTGAACGATAGAACAAGACCGTGGCGAGCGTGAGGGACGTGGCATTCAAAGGTGATTCTGGCGTTCAGAGCTAGTTCAGGCAAGggaggaggatccccgagttcaggGAGATGcgggaggatccccgagttcacgACGAggtaggatcccggagttcatggCGAGGCAGGATCTTTGCTAGGCTAGAGGATGagtctatgggacaaggaatgctgggaggatagccccctgggcgggccgcataactcctgggcagggcccggcCTCCCAGGCAGGGAATTGGGGCACAACCCGTCGgaagagaggggtaggaaagAGGCAGAGTCCTCCGCCGGGCAACAGAAATCTGGCCTGgcttgcccgacggaggcaagggataggaaggggacTAGGTCCACGGTGACTCCGAGACTGACTCACACAACTAGTTGATTAGAGGTGGGTACTCCAAGCCGGGGCGAACAGGATGAACAGAACGAAACCGGGTGAACAGCGCAAGCAGGGAATCATGATGAACAGGTCAGAACAGGGTAAATAGGGCGACCAGCACAAACAGGACGACGAGGTCGAAATAGGATTAATTAGACAACCAGTGCGAGCAAGGCGAAGCGGACGGAACAGCGGGACGAGCGCGTACAAGaaaagcaggggaacaagacaaACATGACGACCCCCCATCTAgacagtcccagagccccttatatatCTGATgcccagccgatgggcatcagatGCACCTCCTTGAGACcaaacaagccacgatgatccagaGGTGTGTCTAATTGGCTCAAcggtgaaaggagggacggctacaagacccggagtccagagtccgCGGACCAGATCAAGACCCGGGCTCCGGATCGGACCATTATAGTGGATGCTGCAGGGCAGGAATGGCGACTACAGGTACCAGGCTTCAGATGTTCCAGaacggagagggagggagtcaaaaaaggtgggggcatggcactgttgatcagagatagcgtcacggctgcagaaaaggaggaagtcatgtaggggttgtctacagagtatatgtgggtggaagtcaagaaaaggaaggggtcaataacactaacgggtgtttttttataaaccatccaatagtaacagggacattcaTGAGCAGATAGAGAAACGTTCTGGAAAAGAGTAATAATAGCAGGGTTGGtgaggtgggagattttaatttcccaaatatcgattggcatctccctagagtgaggggtttagatgggtcgagtttgttaggtgtgttaagGAAGGTTTCTTGATTCAATATGTAGATAACCCTACAAGAAGAGGGACTGTACTTGATTGAGtaatgggaaatgaacctggtctggtgtcaggtctctcagtgggagagtgttttggggatagtgatcacaattctatcttttTTTCCATaactttggagagggataggcaAAGGCAAGTAAGGGAAACCTTTCattggtgtaaggggaattatgagggtaTCAGGCGGAAACTTGGAAGCATATATCTGGAAGATATGAATCTGGAAGatgataaggctagcaggaaggagcttaaaatgcaattaggagagctagaagaggccatgagaagtccttggcagagaggattaaggaaaaccccaaggcattctacaagtatgtgaagtgcAAAAGGATAGGTTGCAGAGAAAAGGATcagtcaagtgtgacaatggaaaagtgcgtatggaactggaggaaatagccaAGGTATTTAATGAATGATTTGTTTCAATATTCatgatggaaaaggatcttggcgattgcagGAATGACTTGcattggactgaaaagcttgagagtgtagatattaagaaagaggttgtgctggagcttttggaaagcatcaagttggataagtcaccaggacatgacgggatgtaccccaggctactgtgggaagtgagggaggaaattgcggagcctctggcgatgatcttttcatcatcaatgtggattggagaggttccggaggattggaggtttgcggacgttgttcccttattcaagaaagggtgtagggatagcccaggaaattatagaacagtgagtcttacctcagtggtttgtaagttgatggagaagaccctgagaggcaggatttaagaacatttggagagagcaaaatatgattaggaatagtcaacatggcgtTGTCAAAGGCATGTCGTGCCTTACgagtcagattgaattttttgaagatatgaCGAAACACATTGATAATGGTACAGCTGTAAGTTATAAGctacaccatgcaaggcttattgagaaagtaaggagtcatgggatccaaaCGGACGTTGCcttgtggatacagaattggcttgcccacaggaggcaaagagtggttgtagacgggtcatattctgcatggaggtcggtgaccagtggtgtgcctcagggatctgtcctgggatttttataaatgacatggatgaggaagtggagggtagtgttactaaatttgctgatgattcaacggttgaaggtgttgtggatagtgtggaaggctgtcagtcGTTACAGCATGGCATTGACAGAatataaaactgggctgagaagtggcagatggagttgaacccagataagtgtgaagtggttcattttggcagttcGCATATGATAGTagaatatactattaatggtaagactcctgagagtttgggggatcagagggatcttggggtcctagtGCATAGGACACCCAAAGCTGCTACGGAGACTCTGTGGTTGTGAAGGCATACGGTGTcgtggccttcatcaatcgtggaattgaacttcggatccgagaggtaatgttgcagcactataggaccctggtcagatcccacttggagtattgtgctcagttctggtcgcctcactataggaaggacttcgaaaccacagaaagggtgaggaggagattcagaaggatttttcctggattggggagcatgccttatgagaatagattgagaaaactcagccttttctccttggagcgacggaggatgagaggtgacctgatagaggtgtataagttaaggagaggcattgatcatgtggatagtcagaggcattttcttagggctgaaatggctggcaggAGACGCCATAtttttagggtgcttggaagtaggtacagaggagatgtttgcCTTTTTATGTCGAGAGTGGTGAgttcgtggaatgggctgccggtggcggtggtggagacggaaacgatagggtcttttaagagactcctggatggctacattgggctcagaaaaatagagggctttgggtaaagCCCAGGTATTTCTAAGGTTCATcgcagctttgtgggtcgaagggactGTATTGTACTGATTATTTCCTATGTTTCTACttatcacattaatgttcagtgtcagacacccagtgactgtaaacacaatctcccacagtctggtacttaccccagtttctgtattttacattcCGGGTGCCTCAGacccgcagacaccagtttcgcTCCTGAATCTCTGAGGTCATTACCCCTGAGGCTATATAgaaacagacaaattgatgaacaaagtgattgAAACCGCGGGTCTGAGGGAATTTCTatcactcggatatttcaggaacCATTAAACtcttcagtaaatcactgatcggcGTTCCCATCATTGTCAATGTACCTCACTGACCAGCTCCAGGGTATTCACCGAATGTCAGTAATTcagtctgtcggtgtgaccctgtaaactccaCATATTCCGTCTCATTTACCAATGGTTAGAAAGGTGTTCCCGACGTGACAGATGCGGAAGGATCAGGGTTGAAGGGTGGAGAAAAGTCTCACGTTGATGATGCTTTGTAGGGAATTGTCGATGGGAGATGGTCGAAGCGAAAGCACCTGAACAAAAGGTATTGGACGACAAAGCCTGCAGGAGGATGGTGATTGAAGAATAGAGATCCCAGAAGAGGAAGGAAGagggttcccacaggaggaaggagggggATCTaaaagggaggaagggggatgaggaagagagatcccaaaagaggaagagaaatggagaagagagatcccacaggaggaagagagatggagaagagagatcccacaggaaattgggggatggggaagagggatccaacaggaggagggggatggggtagagagatcccagagggaaaagaaaatggggaagagagaaccgACAGGAAAAAGGGTATGGGGAAGGGATATCCAACAGGAggcaggggagagagaaagataaaAGATAATCCAACAAGATGCGATTATCCAGAAAAAGGTGTGAGATAGGTCAGATCAGAAGATGCCGCCATGTGGTCTGGGTATCTGGAAGTGTGCACAGACACACAGGTGAACCGATGGTgatagtaacacacggggaagggcaggAGAGAACAATCTCACAATggcatttctttccttctcactgggacagtctgctgacggtctcttgtccctcaccgggaagggggtgtgaatctctgacccacctgctacagtcagtgtcggtctgggtgtcagtaacagtgagaaggaacattgtcaatggacatgccacaggcagcgagaaacacggctattcctgtgatttactaccattaaaccaatggccgttgttcactgatctgatgaggtctccaacatcccttcacaaggaaccacagaaccctcccATTCTTGGAGAATTACTGACCGATCCCCTGGCATTTGTCAaaattcttcacaatctgatttactacaGTTTAACCCAAATCCcttacattgaaacaacacaatggaacagtttcacagttcagagtgagaaataaatcaagttacctcaactccagGCACTTGTGCAGTCCGGGTCCCAGCCGCtcgattccttcacactgaatgtggcagttctCCAGGTTGAGGTGTTtaattgtatcacagagtccgatgacatgcgacaggaccgcgcagtctaTCGGGGTCAATGTCATTCCACTGAaagaaagtgtttccacagatcccagtgtggCCTgtgccagtccacgattctgagactcaaacaggtagtgcaatgtgttcaggaggctgcttttaccagcttcactcctcGTGTTTCTACTCTGACATTTAACCTCCTCCttaacccagtcaatcacccggcaggttgtttgatgaggaaatggacccagaaattCCTCCagaccccgagctgtcattgggttggaaagaccagcaacaaaacggagaaatacctcaaatcgcccatctgttgtgctgtgggcttcagtgaggaatttcaggaaatctccgggatgtggattcaggaattgtgcgactgcagctacaaactcttggatggtgaggtgtgggaatgtgtacaccacacaCCGGGCAGAAtcttctctctccaaaagctccatcaggaacccggacaggaactgggaaggctgcagattgtacttgatcaaatctccatctgtaaatacaatcttcttctcggacactcctctgaaggccatctgaccaaccctgagtaacacatcacggggtttctcaatctcacggccgtggtttttcaggatgttgtaaatatagtaggagtacagttgggtaatggtcttgggaactcgctgtgggtctctgactctttgtgtgaagaacgGGCctagtgccagagcgaggatccaacagtaggaggggttgtagctcatggtgtacaggatctcgttctccttcacgtgtttgaaaacagctgccgccaccgtctgatcttcaaaatgcctgatgaaatattccttccgttcctcaccaacaaatcccaggatttcagcccagacactgatctCAGCCTTTTCCAATGAATGTAActcagtgggacgggtggtcaccagcactgaacaccctgggagcagcttgtgctggattaaactgtacacaatgtcagacaccttgcacttgaattcaggatctgtgcatgtgGATGGAGGTTCTGTGTGTCCCCGACTGTCAGAAAAATCAATTTTGtctttgaattcatccaaaccatcgaatataaacagcaatccctgtgggttcttccagacctctttCAGGATATTACCAAAGAAGGGATACTGATCTAGAATCAGTTCTTTCAGGTTTATTCTGCAGGTAATAtggtttaaatcccggaatttgaaactgaagacaaactggaattgttggtatattttccccatggcccagtcataaacaatcttttgtaccaatgttgttttcccgatccctggAACTCCAGCCAGTGCTGCcgaactcccagatttggatttaatccgggaaaagctgctctggaacaatTGATCCGTCTGGATTTTCTCGAGCTCTCCGCGgagatgtttttctctccactcctcgtggtctctgcctcttgccagcagctcatgctccaccagtctccgatctcgaacagtagaaatgaccgtgagctcagcgtatcgatcaaccagctggaaaaccttcactttctccctcatcaggatcgtgttcactctcagtgtttcagtttgtgcccgcagagtctccttgtgtttctgttgaacatcttccatcaGAACAGACAGTGGACAAACTGTTAGATGCCTCAGCTCAGAACTCAGTATTTAAGCACCAAGAGTTAGCTCAAAGCTGTTGCATTACTTGGATTCATCAATGGATATTCATACAGTAAAGTAAATTCGGTTAACAGACCCCTGACTGGACAGAGAGACCTGGTCCAGATAAACACCAGATCATCACATTTCCACATTAGTTGTGCTGTGAAGGTGAGTAtttccctggtagtttactgaaccCCAACTGTCCCGTAACGGACAATCTGCCACATCTGTCACAGCTGTCATTTTTTCCTCAGGAAGAAACTTTTAATCCCCAGTGTTGATGTGGCGTATGGAGACAGAGAAGAGGGTGATAGGCATTCTGTCAAAGGAACAGTTAGGGGAGTCATAGCTCCCCCTCCCTTCCGACCGTCACTGATTTAAAATACAAAGAAGTAACTTTACGCATCAGCACGTGCACTGTGGGTGGCTGGTTTGTGTGTTCGAATGctgtcaggggtgtgttgggtctcactCTATGTATGGACTCTGCCACGGGTGCCTCAGTTCTCACATCCTGACAGGTCCCTCTTAGGGGTGTGCGGGGTCTCACAATATGTGGGGACCCTGTCAGGTGCGTATAactacataacaattacagcacggaaacaggccatctcggcccttctaatccgtgccgaacgtttactctcccctagtcccaccgacctgcactcagcccataaccctccattcatttcctgtccatatacctatccaattttactttaaatgaaaataccgaacctgcctccagcacttctaccggaagctcattccacacagctaccactctctgagtaaataaataccccgctcgtgttacccttaaacgtttgccccctaactctcaaatcatgaaCTCTTgcatgaatctcccctactctcaatggaaaaagcctgtccacgtcaactcgatatatctccctcattattttaaatacttctatcaagtccccactcaaccttctatgctccaaagaataaaggcctaacttgttcaacctttccctgtaacttaggtgctggaacccaggtaacaatctagtaaatctcctctgtccctctctattttgttgacgtctttcctataactcggtgaccagaactgcacacaatactccaaattcggccttatcaatgtcttgtacaattttaatattacatcccaactcctatactcaatgctctgattgatataggccagcataccaaaagctttcttcaccatcctgtccacgtgagattccaccttcagggaactatgc is drawn from Hypanus sabinus isolate sHypSab1 unplaced genomic scaffold, sHypSab1.hap1 scaffold_190, whole genome shotgun sequence and contains these coding sequences:
- the LOC132387473 gene encoding LOW QUALITY PROTEIN: NACHT, LRR and PYD domains-containing protein 3-like (The sequence of the model RefSeq protein was modified relative to this genomic sequence to represent the inferred CDS: deleted 2 bases in 1 codon; substituted 1 base at 1 genomic stop codon), with the protein product MGKDSQTRRVMWESIVKMRTELQKLDKILKDIQELGPDPQEYMNISQGLSQIPTQLTGPSSEITELLASCDDSQLLRLTDIYRDRLEQAMEGGVHRVSLALTAKNQFNGEEHRKISDLADKGEQADSSELLLSLVMEKGSRAPRVMWETFVKMRNCVPKLDKILKEIEKHGKIITNTKLILESICPLSVLMEDVQQKHKETLRAQTETLRVNTILMREKVKVFQLVDRYAELTVISTVRDRRLVEHELLARGRDHEEWREKHLRGELEKIQTDQLFQSSFSRIKSKSGSSAALAGVPGIGKTTLVQKIVYDWAMGKIYQQFQFVFSFKFRDLNHITCRINLKELILDQYPFFGNILKEVWKNPQGLLFIFDGLDEFKDKIDFSDSRGHTEPPSTCTDPEFKCKVSDIVYSLIQHKLLPGCSVLVTTRPTELHSLEKAEISVWAEILGFVGEERKEYFIRHFEDQTVAAAVFKHVKENEILYTMSYNPSYCWILALALGPFFTQRVRDPQRVPKTITQLYSYYIYNILKNHGREIEKPRDVLLRVGQMAFRGVSEKKIVFTDGDLIKYNLQPSQFLSGFLMELLEREDSARCVVYTFPHLTIQEFVAAVAQFLNPHPGDFLKFLTEAHSTTDGRFEVFLRFVAGLSNPMTARGLEEFLGPFPHQTTCRVIDWVKEEVKCQSRNTRSEAGKSSLLNTLHYLFESQNRGLAQATLGSVETLSFSGMTLTPIDCAVLSHVIGLCDTIKHLNLENCHIQCEGIERLGPGLHKCLELSLRGNDLRDSGAKLVSAGLRHPECKIQKLGLRDVGLTDSGAVDLASALSINPSLTEVYLSDNKLGDSGVKLLSVSLRNAECKIQKLEXVRLWEIVFTVSGCLTPNTNVISNCITDKQWGFVPSPVSLCPSPSLSLISRLWDVGLTDSGAEDLVSALSTNPSLTRLNLGLNSLTDRSVPALRRLILTLPNLKWIRLAGNRFSRTGRKELGSLQEPRPGLTVTC